A genomic window from Vagococcus sp. CY52-2 includes:
- the ruvX gene encoding Holliday junction resolvase RuvX, with translation MRKMGLDVGSRTVGVAVSDLLGWTAQGLEIIKINEDEGEFGIERVADLVKQYEVEEFVVGLPKNMNNTIGPRAEAAIAYGDLLKETFNLPVVYQDERLSTVAAERMLVEQANTSRAKRKKVIDKLAAVMILQNYLDKKV, from the coding sequence ATGAGAAAAATGGGATTAGATGTAGGATCTAGAACTGTTGGTGTTGCCGTAAGTGACTTACTTGGTTGGACAGCCCAAGGGTTAGAAATTATAAAAATTAATGAAGATGAAGGCGAGTTCGGTATTGAACGTGTAGCAGATTTAGTCAAACAATACGAAGTTGAAGAATTTGTGGTTGGCTTACCTAAGAACATGAATAATACGATTGGTCCAAGAGCAGAAGCAGCAATAGCTTATGGTGATTTATTAAAAGAAACCTTTAATTTACCAGTCGTTTATCAAGACGAGCGATTGTCAACTGTCGCAGCTGAGAGAATGTTAGTTGAGCAAGCTAATACGTCTCGAGCCAAGCGAAAAAAAGTGATTGATAAATTAGCTGCTGTAATGATTCTTCAAAATTATTTGGATAAAAAGGTTTAA
- a CDS encoding GNAT family N-acetyltransferase has protein sequence MENQLQDIMSIWLDTNKKAHSYIANSYWEDNIEFVEKELPKADIYIATDENGKIIGFLGILESYIAGLFVSSDYQRQGIGNKLIERAKVDFEELSLTVYEKNKQAVNFYTKEGFKISETQIDEDTNEIELVMVYKN, from the coding sequence ATGGAAAATCAATTACAAGATATTATGTCGATTTGGCTTGATACTAACAAAAAGGCCCACTCCTATATAGCTAATTCATATTGGGAAGACAATATAGAGTTTGTAGAAAAAGAGCTACCTAAAGCAGATATCTATATAGCAACAGATGAAAATGGAAAAATTATTGGCTTTTTAGGTATTTTAGAAAGCTATATAGCGGGATTATTTGTATCGTCTGATTATCAAAGGCAAGGTATCGGAAATAAACTAATAGAACGAGCAAAAGTTGATTTTGAAGAATTATCTTTAACTGTTTATGAAAAAAATAAGCAAGCAGTAAATTTTTACACTAAAGAAGGATTTAAAATTAGTGAAACTCAAATTGATGAGGACACAAATGAAATTGAATTAGTTATGGTATACAAAAACTGA
- a CDS encoding PepSY domain-containing protein, protein MFHKKQKTKEVYHHGLTTGLGIGLAMGAVAGALVTKWYKENKVLSADDILEQVKSDFLQDGPIEGSWIHFKKEPLDKFAIKTDVYTGGISRVEEGQLVQYEFTADAHTGSIIDIHKIED, encoded by the coding sequence ATGTTTCATAAAAAACAAAAAACAAAAGAAGTTTATCATCATGGATTAACGACTGGTTTAGGTATTGGTTTAGCAATGGGTGCCGTTGCTGGTGCTTTAGTCACAAAATGGTACAAAGAAAATAAAGTTCTTTCAGCAGACGATATTTTAGAGCAAGTAAAATCTGATTTTCTACAAGATGGCCCAATCGAAGGCTCTTGGATTCACTTTAAAAAGGAACCTTTAGACAAATTTGCTATTAAAACAGATGTCTATACAGGTGGTATTTCTCGTGTTGAAGAAGGACAACTTGTTCAATATGAATTTACAGCAGATGCTCATACTGGTTCAATCATTGATATCCATAAAATTGAAGATTAA
- a CDS encoding amidase family protein, whose product MPIKNHIKLLLATALLSVGIHTHAVEVPVATTSSSTIVTDTPQHTNLTTDEYISMSATDLAKLVREKKVTTEELIDLAFQVNDIENPRTNALITTRKDLALKEASEMVDNGQPFFGVPIVMKGLGHSIVGGSNSNGLDFNKHVTTKFNGRIAKSLQDLGFVIIGQSNYPQLGLKNVTDSTLYGPTGSPWNPNYQAGGSSGGSGAAVASGVVPVASGSDAGGSIRIPASWNGLVGLKPSRGIISGNAKTGQVVNFPLAKNMEDTTALFENLLTSDINPTPANLTGIKVGYTTTSPVGTPVSDDAKQAVMNAVNFLNSKGFVTEEISIPVDGIKLMHGYYEMATASGSLANFLAKQTLKRSLHIDDVDPVTWALYQASELVHKEDLEKVNAYNDEVKETMEALYKDYPLILTPTTASTAPGLTESLLTPEYAEQIKHIDELKTKDERMKVVYDQWLNSLAYTPFTQLANLTGQPAISLPTYVSKGNLPLGIQFNAATNQDRLLLEIGKLFEENNQFKQLHTKKDVVIPETSDTMTSSTESTTETESSSSLSSESETSQTNNTISQSENESTQETTSVTDTILSESNTDSTTQTISDESKNSTTSTSETTDVTVSSSQQESSSTSSSSTLITEDDNTLVTPAPETTDSTEISSSKQSSQSASSETSETSSQTDTNSQKTVSKNKKVNNVNQELNSLSRLPKTGEVVQKYLPFIGILIIGLAAIFWYMKKKKQ is encoded by the coding sequence ATGCCGATAAAAAATCATATAAAATTATTACTTGCCACAGCACTATTATCTGTTGGTATACATACTCATGCCGTAGAGGTTCCTGTCGCTACAACTAGTAGTTCAACCATCGTTACTGATACACCACAACACACGAATCTAACAACTGATGAGTACATTTCTATGAGCGCTACTGATTTAGCTAAGCTAGTAAGAGAGAAAAAAGTTACAACCGAAGAATTAATTGATTTAGCTTTTCAAGTCAATGACATAGAAAACCCACGAACAAATGCTTTAATTACAACAAGAAAAGACCTTGCTTTAAAAGAAGCAAGCGAGATGGTCGATAACGGTCAACCATTTTTTGGTGTCCCTATTGTAATGAAAGGATTAGGTCATAGTATCGTTGGTGGAAGTAACTCCAATGGGTTAGATTTTAACAAACATGTCACAACAAAATTTAACGGGCGTATTGCCAAATCATTACAAGATTTAGGCTTTGTTATCATTGGTCAAAGTAACTACCCCCAATTAGGATTGAAAAATGTGACTGATTCGACTCTTTATGGCCCTACTGGAAGTCCCTGGAATCCTAACTATCAAGCCGGTGGGTCTTCTGGTGGCTCTGGTGCTGCCGTGGCATCTGGTGTGGTGCCTGTTGCGTCTGGTAGTGATGCTGGTGGCTCTATCAGAATTCCAGCATCATGGAATGGTCTTGTCGGATTAAAACCTTCTAGAGGCATCATTTCAGGAAATGCTAAAACTGGACAAGTCGTCAATTTCCCACTTGCTAAAAATATGGAAGACACAACAGCTTTGTTTGAGAATCTATTAACATCTGATATTAATCCTACACCGGCTAATCTTACTGGTATAAAAGTAGGTTACACCACTACTTCACCTGTTGGGACACCTGTCAGTGATGATGCTAAACAAGCTGTTATGAACGCTGTTAACTTTTTAAATTCAAAAGGATTTGTCACTGAAGAAATCTCTATTCCAGTTGATGGGATTAAACTAATGCATGGTTATTATGAGATGGCAACTGCTTCAGGTAGTTTAGCCAACTTTTTAGCTAAGCAAACATTAAAAAGAAGTTTACATATAGACGATGTTGATCCAGTTACGTGGGCTCTTTACCAAGCGAGTGAATTGGTTCATAAAGAAGACTTAGAAAAAGTCAATGCTTATAACGATGAGGTTAAAGAAACAATGGAAGCTTTGTACAAAGACTATCCTTTAATATTAACGCCAACTACGGCTTCAACTGCTCCAGGGCTAACTGAATCTTTACTAACACCAGAATACGCTGAACAAATTAAACATATTGATGAGTTAAAAACAAAAGATGAACGAATGAAAGTTGTCTACGATCAATGGTTAAATTCATTGGCTTACACACCTTTTACTCAGTTAGCAAATTTAACTGGCCAACCTGCTATTAGTTTACCAACTTATGTCAGCAAAGGTAATTTACCTTTAGGAATACAATTTAATGCTGCGACAAATCAAGATAGACTTTTACTAGAAATAGGAAAATTATTTGAAGAAAATAATCAATTTAAGCAACTACACACTAAAAAAGATGTAGTCATTCCTGAAACAAGCGATACAATGACGTCCTCTACTGAATCGACAACAGAAACTGAGTCTAGTTCTTCTTTAAGTAGCGAAAGTGAAACAAGTCAGACAAATAACACTATCAGTCAATCTGAAAATGAGTCGACACAAGAAACAACTAGCGTAACAGATACAATACTTTCAGAAAGTAATACTGACTCTACAACTCAAACGATAAGTGACGAATCAAAGAATTCTACCACTAGTACTTCCGAGACAACAGATGTAACAGTAAGTAGTAGTCAACAAGAATCAAGTTCTACGTCATCCTCTTCTACTCTAATAACTGAAGATGATAATACTTTAGTCACTCCTGCTCCTGAAACAACTGATAGTACAGAAATAAGTTCTAGTAAACAATCAAGTCAATCAGCCAGTTCAGAGACTAGTGAAACAAGTAGCCAGACAGACACTAATTCTCAGAAAACAGTTTCTAAAAATAAAAAAGTAAACAATGTTAATCAAGAACTAAACTCTTTATCTCGTCTTCCTAAAACAGGAGAGGTTGTTCAAAAATATCTGCCATTCATAGGAATTCTAATCATTGGTTTAGCAGCTATTTTTTGGTATATGAAAAAGAAAAAACAATAA
- a CDS encoding universal stress protein, whose product MLESQEYRSILVGTDGSEQAQQAFEKAVAVAKRNNADIVVAHIIENKLYGGTMAFSTFSPDIVQEETNQAKELLESYLQIANDLGYDRVKATLEFGSPKVMMATELPEKYDTDLIMVGQSGLNAVERLVMGSVSDHIIRTAPCDVLVVRPE is encoded by the coding sequence ATGTTAGAATCACAAGAATATCGTTCAATATTAGTTGGAACAGATGGTAGTGAACAAGCCCAACAAGCATTTGAAAAGGCTGTCGCTGTGGCAAAACGTAATAATGCAGATATCGTTGTAGCACATATCATCGAAAATAAATTATACGGCGGGACTATGGCGTTTTCTACTTTTTCTCCAGATATTGTTCAAGAAGAAACTAATCAAGCAAAAGAGTTGCTCGAGAGCTATCTCCAGATAGCAAACGATTTAGGTTATGACCGAGTAAAAGCAACCTTAGAGTTTGGTTCCCCTAAAGTGATGATGGCAACAGAACTGCCAGAAAAATATGATACAGATTTAATTATGGTTGGACAATCAGGATTAAATGCGGTAGAACGATTAGTTATGGGAAGTGTGAGTGATCATATTATACGAACAGCACCATGTGATGTCTTAGTTGTTCGACCTGAGTAA
- a CDS encoding thioredoxin family protein: protein MLIPTTYEELAKPLEEGKTMLFFTADWCGDCVFIKPDMPEIEASFPEYTFVQVDRDVFIDICQKWEILGIPSFVAIKDGKELGRFVSKDRKTKEEIMTFISEL, encoded by the coding sequence ATGTTAATCCCAACAACGTATGAAGAATTAGCTAAACCACTTGAAGAAGGAAAAACCATGCTATTTTTTACAGCTGATTGGTGTGGTGATTGTGTCTTTATTAAACCAGACATGCCAGAAATTGAAGCGAGTTTTCCTGAATACACGTTTGTCCAAGTGGATAGAGATGTGTTTATCGATATTTGCCAAAAATGGGAAATACTAGGCATTCCAAGTTTTGTAGCAATCAAAGACGGTAAAGAGCTAGGTCGTTTTGTTAGTAAAGACCGTAAAACGAAAGAAGAAATTATGACGTTTATCAGTGAATTATAA
- the ytpR gene encoding YtpR family tRNA-binding protein: MIVSYNLEAVGDTLIIVVAKGNSKEVSVVKKDNVACIIENETDHILGWNIFDASDHITNLNGNGQIELSSSQITELNLTLKEAGFSHEFEVDHSPKFVVGYVHTCIPHEDSDHLTVNDIEVDNGEHLQIVCGAPNIKAGLKVVVAKVGAMMPDGLIIWPGELRGVKSFGMVCSAKELHLPNAPKEKGILELDDSYEVGSRFNLPQ; this comes from the coding sequence ATGATTGTTAGTTATAATTTAGAAGCAGTTGGTGACACGCTGATTATTGTTGTAGCAAAAGGAAATAGTAAAGAAGTATCTGTTGTTAAAAAAGATAATGTAGCTTGTATTATAGAAAATGAAACAGATCACATTTTGGGTTGGAATATTTTTGATGCGTCAGATCATATTACTAATTTAAATGGAAATGGCCAAATCGAGTTATCATCATCACAAATTACTGAGCTTAATTTGACATTAAAAGAGGCAGGATTTTCTCATGAGTTTGAAGTAGATCATTCGCCAAAATTTGTTGTGGGATATGTTCATACATGTATACCACATGAAGATTCTGACCACTTAACGGTAAACGACATTGAGGTTGATAATGGTGAACATCTACAAATTGTATGTGGTGCACCAAACATTAAAGCTGGTTTAAAGGTAGTTGTTGCAAAAGTAGGTGCTATGATGCCTGATGGCTTAATTATTTGGCCTGGAGAATTACGTGGTGTGAAAAGTTTTGGTATGGTTTGTTCTGCAAAAGAATTACACTTACCAAATGCACCAAAAGAAAAAGGAATTTTAGAGCTAGATGATAGCTATGAAGTGGGAAGTCGCTTCAATTTACCTCAATAA
- a CDS encoding YhgE/Pip domain-containing protein, which yields MLNRIKNVWDLFVLDWKRIFHNKLTFVLMIALMIIPSLYAWFNIAALWDPYSNTGGIKIGIYSDDQTVDLKGKEINIGEEIVENLKDNKTIGWQFVSSKQELDDKVKTGKYYAGIYLPKNFTENLLSFTKGEIDYPEIEYQVNQKINAIAPKISDKGAGTIQDTISTEFIETASKTLLEVFNEIGFNLDANLPSIKKITSKIIKVDENLDEIDGYTKEVLELQTKMPEFKQKLALANEFVDYIPELNKTTDKVVALNGKLPEIAQYGQIVYDVQGNIPKIKNAGTQLNKADNDMDKIVKMMDEAINEATKGLEVIGTAQKVLPDVTELINTADGMIPDLQKQLQEIANVLPTVTEGLTQGLEVLDTLSKVSAKLAADIAALDTETHTAQIHAQLVKLDNQLSTQLQIIQSLKETLTQLSTLPNAPDFSNALAQLDDLESHVSHAQANVQSILDNWESYADAPAQLQAKLTEISNTLNQIVVSINPQEIEAQVDQTLKNVQHMLTSAGNITGTIIDNNTMKTLDSLLTNTTGIINEAIGFLKDYQKEMPAIQDEIHTANVMLNGNMDLIINGINQGADFFKNDFPVVQSKMNKATLFIKNDLPGIENDVKETMSKVNEKAPKLETALNAAEVMIKEDWPNVKEGVQKAANAIRKGEKDIDLEEAVKYLKGDANAESKFISSPVKLKTKDVYPVPNYGSASTPFYTALCLWVGAVLFSSIASTKFHLDEEHVGRFSKRQQFLARMGTFLVVGFFQALIVTVGNQLLLGTYTKNPVWNVIFALIIDLAFMMMVYVLVALFDNLGKGIAIIILVLSISAGGGNFPIEMSGPFFRAINPYIPFTYAVNLLRESVGGIYWPSALKAITILISITIGFFIVGYILYPKAERIFKKVGDNLKEGRILH from the coding sequence AAGAGATAGTTGAAAATTTAAAAGATAATAAAACAATTGGCTGGCAATTTGTGTCATCAAAGCAAGAGCTTGATGATAAAGTGAAAACTGGTAAGTATTATGCAGGAATTTATTTACCAAAGAACTTCACTGAGAATCTTTTAAGTTTTACTAAAGGTGAAATTGATTATCCAGAAATTGAATATCAAGTGAACCAAAAAATTAATGCCATTGCACCAAAAATATCTGATAAAGGTGCTGGGACCATTCAAGATACTATTTCAACAGAATTTATTGAAACAGCTAGTAAAACATTATTAGAAGTATTTAATGAGATTGGGTTTAACCTTGATGCCAATTTACCTTCTATTAAAAAAATTACGTCAAAAATTATCAAAGTAGATGAAAATCTTGATGAGATAGATGGCTATACAAAAGAAGTTTTGGAATTACAAACTAAAATGCCAGAATTTAAACAAAAACTAGCATTGGCTAATGAATTTGTTGATTATATTCCTGAATTAAATAAAACAACGGACAAAGTTGTGGCATTAAATGGAAAATTACCTGAGATAGCCCAATATGGTCAAATCGTTTATGATGTTCAAGGAAATATTCCAAAAATTAAAAATGCCGGAACTCAGTTAAACAAAGCTGACAATGACATGGATAAAATTGTGAAGATGATGGATGAGGCCATTAATGAAGCAACAAAAGGGTTAGAAGTCATTGGAACAGCACAAAAAGTGTTACCAGACGTGACAGAGTTGATTAACACAGCTGATGGCATGATTCCGGATTTACAAAAACAATTACAAGAGATAGCAAATGTGTTGCCAACAGTGACAGAAGGATTGACACAAGGATTGGAAGTATTAGATACCTTGTCTAAAGTGTCAGCTAAATTAGCAGCTGATATTGCGGCATTAGATACTGAAACACATACAGCACAAATTCATGCTCAACTTGTAAAACTGGATAACCAATTAAGCACACAACTACAAATTATTCAGTCATTAAAAGAAACATTGACTCAATTATCTACCTTACCAAATGCACCTGATTTTTCTAATGCATTGGCACAATTAGATGATTTAGAATCACATGTGAGTCATGCTCAGGCAAACGTTCAATCTATTTTAGATAATTGGGAAAGCTACGCAGACGCACCTGCTCAATTACAAGCAAAATTAACTGAAATCAGCAATACATTAAATCAGATTGTTGTATCAATCAACCCACAAGAAATTGAAGCACAAGTTGATCAAACATTAAAAAATGTTCAACACATGTTAACGTCAGCCGGAAACATTACTGGTACAATTATTGATAACAATACAATGAAAACGTTGGATAGTTTATTAACAAATACAACAGGTATTATTAATGAAGCAATAGGATTCTTGAAGGATTATCAAAAAGAGATGCCAGCTATTCAAGATGAGATTCATACAGCTAATGTTATGCTAAATGGCAATATGGATTTAATTATTAATGGTATTAATCAAGGTGCTGATTTTTTTAAAAATGATTTTCCTGTTGTTCAAAGTAAAATGAATAAGGCAACATTATTTATTAAAAATGATTTACCTGGAATTGAAAATGATGTAAAAGAGACCATGTCCAAAGTTAATGAAAAGGCACCTAAATTGGAAACAGCTTTAAATGCAGCAGAAGTGATGATTAAAGAAGACTGGCCGAATGTTAAAGAAGGTGTTCAAAAGGCAGCAAATGCCATTAGAAAAGGGGAAAAGGACATTGATTTAGAGGAGGCAGTGAAGTATCTTAAGGGAGATGCTAATGCTGAGAGTAAGTTTATTTCTAGTCCGGTCAAACTTAAAACGAAAGATGTGTATCCTGTTCCAAACTATGGATCAGCAAGTACGCCTTTTTATACAGCACTTTGTTTATGGGTTGGGGCAGTCTTATTTTCAAGTATTGCATCAACTAAATTCCATTTAGACGAGGAACACGTAGGGCGTTTTTCAAAACGTCAACAGTTTTTAGCTCGTATGGGAACATTCTTGGTAGTAGGTTTCTTCCAAGCGTTAATTGTAACAGTTGGAAATCAATTACTCCTTGGAACCTATACAAAAAATCCAGTATGGAATGTGATATTTGCTTTAATTATTGATTTAGCCTTTATGATGATGGTGTATGTGCTAGTTGCTTTATTTGATAATCTTGGTAAAGGAATTGCCATTATTATCTTGGTTCTTTCTATTTCAGCAGGTGGAGGAAACTTCCCAATTGAAATGTCAGGACCGTTCTTTAGAGCAATTAACCCTTATATTCCTTTTACCTATGCTGTAAACTTATTAAGAGAATCAGTGGGTGGTATTTATTGGCCGTCAGCACTTAAAGCTATCACTATTTTGATTAGTATAACAATCGGATTCTTCATTGTTGGGTATATTTTGTATCCAAAAGCAGAGAGAATCTTTAAAAAAGTAGGAGATAACCTTAAAGAAGGACGAATTCTTCATTAA
- the pepA gene encoding glutamyl aminopeptidase, with amino-acid sequence MDDKLFNRIKTLTEIQSVSGFEDNMRRVMAKEMTPFVDKVEYDGLGGVFGIRKNKSNEAPRIMLASHMDEVGFMVSQILENGLFRVVPLGGWNPYTVSAQRFTLQTKKGDYPIISTSVPPHLLRGANKQKGIDVADILFDAGFVSKEEAEEFGVRPGDGIVPQAETIKTANGKRLISKAWDNRYGCTLVLDVLEELYGQELPNTLIAGANVQEEVGLRGAKVSTHKFKPDLFFAVDCSPADDMSGKKDANGQLDEGFLLRIFDPGMIMLGRMREYILELAEDNNIPYQYFVSKGGTDAGAAHLVNDGVPSAVIGVPGRYIHTHQTMFSIKDYEAAREMVLKLITTLDKTEVDTIIYGK; translated from the coding sequence ATGGATGATAAATTATTTAATCGTATAAAAACATTAACTGAAATTCAAAGTGTCAGTGGCTTTGAAGACAACATGCGACGGGTTATGGCTAAAGAAATGACACCATTTGTTGATAAAGTAGAATATGATGGATTAGGTGGTGTGTTTGGTATTCGTAAAAACAAATCAAACGAAGCACCACGTATCATGTTAGCGTCTCACATGGATGAAGTTGGTTTTATGGTGAGTCAAATTTTAGAAAATGGATTGTTTAGAGTCGTCCCTTTAGGTGGATGGAATCCTTACACTGTATCGGCACAACGATTTACGTTACAAACAAAAAAAGGTGACTATCCAATTATTTCGACATCAGTTCCACCGCATTTATTAAGAGGAGCAAATAAGCAAAAGGGAATAGATGTTGCGGATATTTTATTTGATGCAGGATTTGTATCAAAAGAAGAAGCAGAAGAATTTGGCGTACGTCCAGGAGACGGGATTGTTCCTCAAGCTGAAACAATTAAAACAGCAAACGGTAAACGACTCATTTCAAAAGCGTGGGATAATCGCTATGGTTGTACACTGGTGTTAGATGTTTTAGAAGAATTATATGGTCAAGAATTACCAAATACCTTAATTGCAGGAGCAAACGTGCAAGAAGAAGTTGGGTTACGTGGAGCAAAAGTATCGACTCACAAATTTAAACCTGATTTATTCTTTGCAGTGGACTGCTCACCAGCTGATGATATGTCAGGTAAAAAAGATGCAAACGGTCAATTAGATGAAGGATTCTTATTAAGAATATTTGATCCAGGAATGATTATGTTAGGTCGCATGCGTGAATATATCCTTGAGTTAGCAGAAGATAATAACATTCCCTATCAATACTTTGTTTCAAAAGGTGGAACAGACGCAGGTGCAGCACACTTAGTCAATGACGGGGTTCCAAGTGCGGTAATTGGTGTGCCAGGTCGTTATATCCATACTCATCAAACCATGTTTAGTATCAAAGACTATGAAGCTGCAAGAGAAATGGTCTTGAAATTAATCACAACATTAGATAAAACAGAAGTTGATACAATAATATACGGAAAGTAG
- a CDS encoding IreB family regulatory phosphoprotein: MSFVDETVQFDFGDANKREVSETLAIVYMALKEKGYNPINQIVGYLLSGDPAYIPRYQDARNLIRRHERDEIMEELVKNYLVHNGIDLL; encoded by the coding sequence ATGAGTTTTGTTGATGAAACAGTCCAATTTGATTTTGGGGATGCCAATAAACGTGAAGTAAGTGAAACATTAGCGATTGTTTATATGGCGCTAAAAGAAAAAGGCTATAATCCTATTAATCAAATTGTTGGTTACTTATTATCAGGAGACCCAGCCTATATTCCGCGTTATCAAGATGCTCGTAATTTAATTCGTCGTCATGAGAGAGACGAAATTATGGAAGAATTGGTAAAAAACTATTTAGTGCATAATGGTATCGATCTATTATGA
- a CDS encoding (S)-acetoin forming diacetyl reductase: MSKVAIVTGAGQGIGFAIAKRLYDDGFKVGVIDYNKDIAQKAVEHLGENAFAATADVSDREQLASAIQVIVETFGDLHVMVNNAGIAPTTPIETITPELFKKVYDINVGGVLWGTQIATEMFRKFGHGGKVINATSQAGVVGNPNLMLYSSSKFAVRGMTQIAARDLAEEGITVNAYAPGIVKTPMMYDIAHQVGKNAGKDDEWGMQTFAKDIAMKRLSEPEEVASVVSFLSGPDSNYITGQTIIVDGGMQFH; the protein is encoded by the coding sequence ATGAGTAAAGTTGCGATAGTTACAGGAGCAGGACAAGGAATTGGTTTTGCTATTGCAAAACGATTATATGACGATGGCTTTAAAGTAGGTGTGATTGATTATAATAAGGACATCGCACAAAAAGCGGTTGAACACTTAGGAGAGAATGCTTTTGCTGCAACAGCTGATGTTTCTGATAGAGAACAATTAGCTTCAGCTATTCAAGTGATTGTTGAAACATTTGGTGATTTGCATGTTATGGTAAATAATGCTGGGATTGCTCCAACAACACCAATTGAAACCATTACGCCAGAACTTTTCAAAAAAGTTTATGACATTAATGTTGGTGGAGTATTATGGGGAACTCAAATCGCAACAGAAATGTTCCGTAAATTTGGTCACGGCGGTAAAGTGATTAACGCAACATCTCAAGCCGGTGTTGTAGGAAACCCTAATTTAATGCTTTATAGTTCATCAAAATTTGCGGTTCGCGGAATGACTCAAATCGCGGCACGTGATTTAGCTGAAGAAGGAATCACAGTAAATGCTTATGCTCCAGGTATTGTTAAAACACCTATGATGTATGACATTGCTCATCAAGTTGGTAAAAATGCAGGAAAAGATGATGAATGGGGAATGCAAACTTTTGCTAAAGATATTGCAATGAAACGTTTATCTGAACCAGAAGAAGTAGCAAGTGTGGTATCATTCCTTTCAGGACCAGACTCAAATTACATTACTGGTCAAACAATTATTGTAGATGGTGGAATGCAATTCCATTAA
- a CDS encoding DUF1292 domain-containing protein produces MTDKHVHTDDCNHDHEHEADDLITLIDDEGNEVLFRIHLTIDGKEQFGRDYVLLYDASTPEGEEVELLAYAYEQEDNEAEGRLMEIETEAEWDMIEEVFNAFEAEED; encoded by the coding sequence ATGACAGATAAACATGTACACACAGATGACTGTAACCACGATCATGAACATGAGGCAGATGATTTAATTACGTTAATTGATGATGAAGGAAATGAAGTATTATTTCGTATTCACTTAACAATTGATGGTAAAGAACAATTCGGTAGAGATTATGTATTATTATATGATGCAAGTACACCAGAAGGTGAAGAAGTTGAATTATTAGCTTATGCTTATGAGCAAGAAGATAACGAAGCAGAAGGTCGTTTAATGGAAATTGAAACAGAAGCTGAATGGGATATGATTGAAGAAGTTTTCAATGCATTCGAAGCAGAAGAAGATTAA